CGTGACGCCCAGCACCCACAGGCTTTGCGGCAGCAGGCTGGCGCCGAACAGCATGATTGGCGTATCGCCCGAAAACGGCGCCAGCGAATGCGTGCCCTTTCCCAGCCAGATCTGCACCAGCCCGCGGATCGTCAGCGACGCGCCGATGGTGATGATGATCAGCGTGACGACCTGCGCGTTCTGCGCGGGCTCGATCACCGCCTTTTCCATCACGAGGCCGACGATGGCGGTGGCAATGACGGCGCCGATGATCGCCAGCGGCAGCGGAACGCCTGCGCCGGCCATGACGGCGGCCAGCATGCCGCCCACCATGATGAACTCACCCTGGGCGAAGTTGATCACACCGCTGGTGTTGTAAATGATCGTGAAGCCCAGCGCCGCGAGTGCATACGCGGAGCCGACCGTCATTCCCGAGTACAGGAACTGGAGGAATTGAGCGAGCATGGTGACGCCTTATTTGAGCTGAACCCAGTCGCCGTTCTTGACCTCGACCATGCGGAACGCGGACAGGTCCAGGCCCATGTGGTTGGTCGGCGACATATTGAATACGCCGGTGGTGCCCACGAAGCCCTTGGTACTTTCCAGCGCCGCGCGCACCTTCTCGTGGTCGGGGCCGCCGGCGCGCTTGATCGCGTCGACCGACAGGTTCAGCGCGTCGAGCGCGTAGCCGCCGAAGGTCGAAGGATCGACCTTGTACTTGTCCTTGTAGGCCCTGTCGTAGCCGGTCACGACGGCCTTCTGCGCATCGCCGGCGGCGAGCGAATTGGCGATCAGCAGCGCCGGCGTCGGCAGGCGCACGCCTTCCGCGGCCTTGCCCGACAATTTCAGGTACTCGTCGGATGCGACGCCGTGCGACTGGTACATCGGCACCGCGGTCATGCCCAGCTGGCCGTAATTCTTGGTCACGACCGCAGGACCCTGGCCAAGGCCGAACACGAACACGGCCTGCACGCCGGGCGTGCCCTTGATGCGGGTTAGCTGGGCGGTGATGTCGGTGTCTTTCGGGCCGTAGGTCTCGTCGGCCACCAGCGTGATGCCGTACTTGGCGGCGACGGCCTGGGTCTCCTTGCGGCCCGAGGCGCCGAAGCCGCTGGTCTCGGACAGCAGGCCGACCTTGCTGATGCCGCGCTTCTTCATGTCCTCGAACACCTTCTCTGCCGCCATGCGGTCGGTGTGCGGCGTCTTGAACACCCATTTCTTGACCGGGTCGATCACCACCACGGCGCCGGCCAGCGAAATGAACGGCAGGCTGGCTTTCTCGACCAGCGGCGCCATCGCCATCGTCGCGCCGGTGGTGGTGCCGCCGATCAGGACGTCGACCTTGTCGGATTCGATCAGGCGCTTGGTGAAGCTGTTGGCCTTGGCCGCGTCGCTGCCGTCGTCGTAGTGCACCAGTTCCAGCTTGCGACCGAGGACGCCGCCTTCGGCGTTGATCTTCTCGATATACAGCTGCAGCGTTTTGAGTTCCGGGTCCCCGAGGAAGGCGGCCGGGCCGGATACCGACAGCACCGAACCGATCTTGATTGGATCGGCGGCCGATGCGCCGGCGGCGGCGACCGCCATGGCTGCAAACAGAACGGACTTCTTGAGCATCGTCTTGAACATCTGTGTCTCCTCGGGGTGGTTATGTTTTTTTTAAACGCGTTCGATGATCATGGCGATGCCCTGGCCAACGCCGATGCACATGGTGCACAGCGCATAGCGCCCGCCGGTGCGGTGCAGCTGGTTCACCGCGGTGGTGACCAGGCGCGCGCCGGACGCGCCGAGCGGGTGGCCGATCGCGATCGCGCCGCCGTTCGGGTTGACGCGGGCGTCGTCGTCGGCCAGGCCGAGATCGCGCGTCACCGCCAGTCCCTGCGCGGCGAATGCCTCATTGAGTTCGATGACGTCCATTTGATCGATGGTCAGGCCGGCCATCGCCAGCACCTTCTTCGACGCCGGCGACGGGCCGAAGCCCATGATGCGCGGCGCCAGGCCGGCGGTCGCCATGCCGACGATGCGGGCGCGCGGCGTCAGGCCGAAGCGCTCCACGGCGCTGCCTGACGCGATCAGGACCGCGCATGCGCCGTCGTTGACACCCGACGCATTGCCGGCGGTGACGCTGCCGTCCGGCGTGACCACGCCCTTCAGCTTGGCCAGCATCTCGATGGTGGTGTCGGGACGCGGATGCTCGTCGGTGTCGAACAGGCGCGCGTCACCCTTCTTCTGCGGGATCGACACCGGCACGATTTCGTCCTTGAAGAAGCCGGCGGCGTGCGCCGCGGCCCAGCGCTGCTGGCTGCGGATCGCGAAGGCGTCCTGGTCGGCGCGGCTGACGTTGAATTCGCGCGCGACGTTCTCCGCCGTCTCGGGCATCGAGTCGATGCCGTACTTCGCCTTCATCAGCGGATTGACGAAGCGCCAGCCGATGGTGGTGTCTTCGATCTTTGCGGCGCGCGAGAACGCGCTGTCGGCCTTGCCCATGACGAAAGGCGCGCGCGTCATGCTCTCGACGCCGCCGGCGATGATCAGGTTCGCTTCGCCGGACTTGATGGCGCGCGCGGCAATGCCGACCGCGTCCAGGCTCGATCCGCACAGGCGGTTGATGGTGCTGCCCGGGACGTCGACCGGAATGCCGGCCAGCAGGCTCGCCATGTGGGCGACGTTGCGGTTGTCTTCGCCGGCCTGGTTGGCGCAGCCGTAGTAGACGTCGTCGACCATCGACCAGTCCACGCCGGGATTGCGCGCCATCAGGGCGGCAATCGGCAGCGCCGCCAGGTCGTCGGCGCGCACGGTGGAAAGGGCGCCGCCGAAGCGGCCGATCGGGGTGCGGATGGCGTCGCAGATGAACGCGTCGTTAATTTGGGTCACTGGCTACTCCTGTTAGTTACGATTTCGGGCGTTTGTCGATCACGCGGCGGGCCTTGCCCGTCATGGTGCGCTCGATGCCTTCGGAAGGCATCAGCGTCACGCGTGTGGACACGCCCACGAAGGTCTTGATCTGGTGTTCGAGGTCGCGGCACAGCACAGTCACCGATTCCTGTGTCATGGTCGCGTCGCGCATTTCGCCGAGCACCTCCAGCGTGTCGAGGTGGCCGTCGCGGGAGACGACGAGCTGGTAATGCGGCGCCAGCGCCGGCATCTTGAGGATCAGTTCTTCGATCTGAGTCGGGAACACGTTCACGCCGCGGATGATCAGCATGTCGTCCGAGCGGCCGGTGATCTTGCCCATGCGGCGCATCGAGCGCGAGGTCGGTGCCAGCAGGCGCGTGAGGTCGCGGGTGCGGTAGCGGATGATCGGCAGCGCTTCCTTGGTCAGCGAGGTGAATACCAGTTCGCCCTCTTCGCCGTCCGGCAGCACCTCGCCGGTTTCGGGATCGATGATCTCGGGGTAGAAATGGTCTTCCCAGATCACCGGGCCGTCCTTCGATTCGATGCATTCGCTGGCAACGCCCGGCCCCATCACTTCGGACAGTCCGTAGATATCGACCGCGTCGATGCCGGCGCGCGCTTCGATCTCGCCGCGCATCGCGTCGGTCCACGGCTCGGCGCCGAAGATGCCGACCTTGAGCGAGGAGTCGGCCGCATCCATGCCCTGGCGCGAGAATTCCTCGATGACGTTGAGCATGTAAGACGGCGTCACCATGATGATGTCCGGCTTGAAGTCGCAGATCAGCTGCACCTGCTTCTCGGTCTGGCCGCCCGACATCGGGATGACCGTGCAGCCCAGGCGCTCGGCGCCGTAGTGCGCGCCCAGTCCACCAGTGAACAGGCCGTAGCCGTAGGCGATATGGACCATGTCGCCCTTGCGCCCGCCGGCGGCGCGGATCGAGCGCGCCACCACGTTGGCCCAGGTGTCGATGTCGTTCTGGGTGTAGCCAACCACGGTGGCCTTGCCGGTGGTGCCGCTCGAGGCGTGGATGCGCACCACTTCCTCGCGTGGCACCGCGAACAGGCCGAACGGGTAGTTGTCGCGCAGCGTCTTCTTGTCGGTGAACGGGAATTTCGCCAGGTCCGCCAGCGACTTGAGGTCGTCGGGGTGGACACCCTTGGCGTCGAACGCGGCCCGGTAGTGCGGCACGTTGTCGTAGGCGCGCTTGAGCGTGGCCTTCATGCGCTCCAACTGAAGCGCCTGCAATTCGTCGCGGCTGGCGCGTTCGATCGGCTCCAGGTCGCCTGGAGCGGGTGTGCGTTGAACCATGGTTGTCTCTCCCTCGTTTCGAAACTGAAAATCAGACTTCTGCGACCATCCCCGCGACCCGGTGCGACTTCCCGCGGAACAGCGCGATGGTGCGCCCTTCCTGGTTGTGCACTCTTATGTCATAGACGCCGGTCTTGCCGGACAGGGCCTGCTCGGTCGCCTCGGCGGTCAACAGGTCGCCTTCGCGGCCCGGCGCCAGGTAATCGATCGTGCAGCCTGCACCCACCGTGTTGTGGTTGTGCGAATTGCAGGCAAAAGCGAACGCGCTGTCGGCCAGCAGGAAGATATAGCCGCCGTGGCAGGTCTGGTGGCCATTCAGCATGTCGCGCCGCACCGGCATCGTCATGCGCGCGTAGCCGGGCCGGATTTCGGCCAGCAGCATGCCCAGCGCCTGGCTGGCGGGGTCGCGCTCGAACATGGTCTTGCCGGCCAGTTCGGCCAGTGCCTGGGGATCTTTATGCATGAAAGCGTGCTCCTGCCGGCGCGCCGGCGAGTTTGCGGCGCAGCAGCGGCGAGACGCGGTAGCGGTCTTCGCCATAGCCGGCGGCGAGGTTCGACAGGACGGTGACGACCTGTTCGACGCCGATCGCGTCGGTCCAGGCCAGCGGGCCGCGTGGATAATTCACGCCCTTCTGCATGGCGGTGTCCACCGCGGCGGCGCTGCATACGCCTTGGTTCACGGCGTCGGCCGCTTCGTTGGCCAGCATCGCGACGGTGCGCATGACCACCATGCCGGGCACGTCGTCGATGCGGGTGACCGCGAAGCCGGCCGCCTGGAACAGGCCGACCACGGCGTTCCAGGCGTTGTCGCTGCACTGGTCGGCGCGCGCCAGCGCGATGCGCTTGGCGCCGGCGAAGTCGAGCACCAGGTCGTACAGCACGGTATCCGGATGCTTGTTGGCTTTGGCGCGCTCGGTCGCGCTGCGGCCGTCGGTCAGGAACACGGCGGCGCCGTTGCAGTGGAAGGCCGGCGCCTCATGCTCGCCCGCGCCCGGCAGTGGCTTGCGGTGCGTGACGTTGAAACCGGCCGCCTTGAGGCGCTGTTCCATCGGGTCGGTGACCGGATGCAGCACGCCAGGCTCGATGCTGACGCTGACGGAGTCGGGCCTGGCCATCGCCGGCTCGGTCTGCGCCGTCTGCACGCTGGCGTCCTCGCCGTAGCGGTAGAAGCCGCGGCCGGATTTGCGGCCCAGGAAGCCGGCGTTGACCAGCTCCTGCTGCAGCACCGACGGCGTGAAGCGCGGGTCGCCGAAATAAGCCTGGTGAACTGTTTTGGTGACGGAAAAATTGACGTCGTGGCCGATCAGGTCCATCAGCTCGAAGGGACCCATGCGAAAGCCGCCGGATTCGCGCATGATGGCGTCGATCGTGGCCGGCTCGGCGGCCTGCTCCGACACCAGGCGCAGCGCCTCGGCGTAGAACGGGCGGGCAACGCGGTTGACGATGAATCCGGGCGTGGACTTGGCGTGCACCGGGTTCTTGCCCCATGCAGCGGCGGTGGCGAACACGGTATCTGCGACCGACTGCTCGGTGGCCAGGCCGCTGACCACTTCGACCAGCGCCATCAGCGGAACCGGATTGAAGAAGTGCATGCCGACCAGGCGCTGCGGACGGCGCAACGGCGCGGCGATCGCCGTGACCGAGATCGCCGAGGTGTTGGTGGCGAGGATGCAGTCGTCGCCGACGATGGTTTCCAGTTCGGCGAACAGCTTGCGCTTGACGTCGAGGTCTTCGACGATGGCTTCGACGACGATGGCGGCGTCGCGCACGTCTTCCAGGCTGGCCGCCACTTGCAGCCGGCCGTTGGCGGCGTCCGCGTCGGCGCCGGTCATGCGGCCCTTTTCCACCAGCTTGCCGAACACCTTGCCGATATCGGCGATCGCCTTGTCGGCGGCGCTTTCACGCGTATCGAACAGGATCACCGGATGTCCGGCGGCCGCTGCGATTTGCGCAATGCCCGATCCCATTGCACCGCTGCCGATGACGGCGACCACACTGCCCTTGTCAAGCGCCATTGCTCATTCTCCCTTGAAGTGGGCCGGGCGTTTCGCGATGAACGCGGCGACGCCTTCCTTGTAATCGTGGCTGTAGCCCAGCTCGCGCATCATCTCGCCTTCCAGCTTCAGCTGCTCGGGCAGGGTGTTGGCGTAGCTGGCCTGCAGCGCCTTCTTGGTGAATGCCAGGCCCTTGGTCGGCGCCGACGCGAAGTGCTCGGCCATCGCCATCGCCTCGTCCATCAGCGCGGCGTCCGGGATGCACTTCCAGATCAGGCCCCACTGCTCCGCGGTTTCGGCGGGCAGCTTATCGCCCAGCATGGCAAGGCCGGTGGCCCGCGCGTGGCCGATCAGGCGCGGCAAATGCCAGGTGCCGCCGGTGTCGGGGATCAGGCCCAGCTTGCAGAACGCTTCGATGAAGTTCGCGGATTTTGCGGCCAGCACGATGTCGCAGGCCAGCGCCAGGTTGGCGCCGGCGCCGGCGGCCACGCCGTTGACCGCGCAGATCACCGGCATCGGCAGCGCCTTGAGCGACAGCACCAGCGGCGCGTAGTACTGCTCGACCGAGGCGCCGAGGTCCACGCCTTGCTGGCCCGGTTCGACGGCGCGGTCGCCCAGGTCCTGGCCGGCGCAAAAACCCCGGCCGGCGCCGGTCAGCACCAGCACGCGCACGGTCGGATCGGTCGCCGTCAGCGCCAACGCGTGGCGCACTTCGAGGTGCATCGCCTGGGTGAAGCTATTGAGTTTGTCGGGACGGTTCAGCGTCAGCTTGGCGATGCCGTTCTCGATCTGGAACAGGATGTTCTCGTAGTTGTTCATGCAGTCTCCGTATTCTTATTCTGCCTGGTCGAAGTCGACCACCACTTTGTCGGTCACCGGGAAGCTCTGGCACGACAGCACGAAGCCGCGTGCGATTTCGTAGTCTTCCAGCGCGTAGTTCACGTCCATATCCACCTTGCCCTCGAGGAGCTTGCAGCGGCAGGTCGAGCAGACGCCGCCCTTGCACGAGTAGCGCATGTCGATGCCGGCGCGAAGGCCCGCGTCGAGGATCGATTCCTTGTCCTTGTCCATCGTGAAGCTGGTGTGGTTGCCGTCCATGATGACGGTGACCTGGGTCTCGTGCGGCACGTCGGCGGCGATCGAGCGCGGCTTGTGCTGGTGCTTCGGAATGCTGGCGGCGAACAGCTCGACCTTGATGTCGTGCTTGGGCATGCCGGCTTCCTGCAGCGCGGCCGAGACGCCCAGCATCATGTCCTCGGGGCCGCAGATGAAGGCGACGTCGATGTCCTCGACGCGGATCCAGTGCTTGAGCAGCTGCTCCGTCTTTTCCTTGGTGATCCGGCCGTTGAACAGTTCGATGTCCTGCTGCTCGCGGCTCATCACGTAGGCCAGCTGCAGGCGGTCCATGTAGATGTCCTTCAAGTCGGTCAGTTCCTCCTTGAAGATCACCGTGGACGAGGCGCGGTTACCGTAGAACAGGGTGAAGCGGCTGTGCGGCTCGGTCGCCAGCGTGGTCTTGATGATCGACAGGATAGGCGTGATGCCGCTGCCGGCCGCAAAGGCGACGTAGTTGCGCGACTGCTCGGCGTTGAGCGGCACGTTGAAGTGGCCCATCGGCGGCATCACTTCGATGGTGGCGCCGGGTTTCAGCGTGTCGTTGGCCCAGGTGGAGAACAGGCCGCCCTGGGTGCGCTTGATCGCCACGCGCAGCAGGCTGTCGTGGACCGCGGAGCAGATCGAGTACGAGCGGCGCACGTCTTCGTCGTTGATCAGGGCGCGCAGGGTCAGGTGCTGGCCCTGCTGGTAGTGGAAGCTTTCCTTCAGCTCGGGCGGAACGTTGAAGGTGACGGCGATGGTGTCGCGCGTTTCGTTGTGAACCGCGGCGACCGACAATGGATAGAATTTGCTCATGATTGGCCTTAGTGGCACTTGAAATAATCGAAGGGCTCGCGGCAGTCGAGGCACTTGTACAGGGCCTTGCACGGCGTCGATCCGAACTGGCTGGTCAGCTCCGTGTGCGTCGAACCGCAGTTCGGGCAGGTCACGGTCAGCTTCGGCTGCAGGGCGCCGCGCTTGACGCCGGTGTGCAGGCCGCTGATGTCGATCACCTGCTGCGCCGGCGGCGCGATGCCGTAGCCTTTCAGGGCGACCTTGCCCGCGTCGCTCATCCAGTCCGTGGTCCACGCCGGCGACAGCTGGTTCACCAGCCGCACGTTCGTCACGCCATGCTGCTGCAGCGCCTCGGTCACGGCTTCGGCGATCACCTGCATCGCCGGGCAGCCGGAGTACGTCGGGGTGATGGTGACGACGCATTCGTCGCCCTGCCACTCGACGTTGCGCACGATTCCCAGATCGACCACCGAGATCACCGGGATCTCGGGATCGTTGACCTGGCCCAGCCAGTCCCAGACCTGGGCGGTGCTGACGGCCTGCGGGTTCATTACCACTCCGCCCCGGGATAGGCGCGCTGCAGGAACTGCATCTCGGCCAGGATGTAGCCGAGGTGCTCGCTGTGCACGCCCTTCTTGCCGCCGCGGTGCATCCAGGCGTCGGCGGGCGGCATGGTCAGGGTGGCTTCGGCGAAGATCTCGGACACGTGCTCGATGAAGTGGGCGCGCAGCGTTTCCGCGGCGGGTGCGACACCCTCCGCCACCATCGCGAGGTCCACCGCGTCGTAGATGAACATCTCGCCGGTGTAGGCCCACAGCTGGTTGGCCGCCGCTTGCGTCTTGGCGTGGCTTTCTGGCGTGCCGTCGCCGAGGCGCACGATCAGGTCGCCGCTGCGGCGCAGGTGATAGGTCACTTCCTTGATCGACTTCTCGGCGATTTCGGCCACGCGCGCGTCAGTCGATTTGGTCAGCGCCAGCATCAGGAAGTAGTGCCAGGTATCGAAGAAGAACTGGCGCATCATGGTGTCGGCGTAGTTCCCGTTCGGCTGCTCGACCAGCAGGCAGCAGCGCAGCTCCGGCGCGTCGCGCAGGAACGCGAGGTCGTCCTCGCTGCGGCCGCGGCCTTCGAGTTCGGCGGCGTAGGCGTACCACATGCGGGTCTGGCCCAGCAGGTCGAGCGCGACGTTGGTCAGCGCCATGTCCTCTTCCAGCGCTGGGCCTTTGCCGCACAGTTTGGAGAGCTGCTGCGACAGTATCAGAGCGTTATCGCCCTGGCGCAGCAAGTAATCGATCTTGTCCTGCGCAATCTTGTCGGCGGCGGTATTCACAGGTTTTTCACTTCTTCAGGCATTGGGAAAAAGGTCGGGTGGCGATACACCTTGCTGTTGGCCGGCTCGAACAGCGCGCCCTTGTCGGACGGGCTGGAAGCGACGATGTCGGTGGCGCGCACCACCCAGATCGACACGCCTTCGTTGCGGCGGGTGTAGACGTCGCGGGCGTTATTGACCGCCATTTCGGCGTCGGGCGCGTGCAGGCTACCGACATGCTTGTGCGCCAGGCCATGCTGGCTGCGGATGAATACTTCCCACAGGGGCCATTCTTTGCTCATTGCTTGCTCCGTTATGTAGTTATGCCGCGGCGCGCGACGCCGCTTTTTTCTCTGCGTGGGCGACCAGCGCCTCGCGGAACCAGGCGCCGTCTTCCCATGCGGTGACGCGGGTCTTGAGGCGCCCCTTGTTGCACGGGCCGTTCCCTTTGAGGACGTTGTGGAACTCGCTCCAGTCGATCTCGCCGAATTCGTAGTGGCCGGTTTCGGCGTTGAATTTCAGGTCGGGATCGGGGATCGTCAGGCCCAGAAATTCGGCTTGCGGGACGGTCTGGTCGACCATGCGCTGGCGCAGTTCGTCGTTCGAGAACAGCTTGATGCGCCACTGCGCCGACTGCGCGCTGTTGACCGACTCGGCGTCCGACGGGCCGAACATCATCAGCGACGGCCACCACCAGCGGTTGAGCGCATCCTGCGCCATCGCCTTCTGTTCCGGCGTGCCCTTGGCGAGGCTCATCATGATGTCGTAGCCCTGGCGCGCGTGGAACGATTCTTCCTTGCAGACGCGGATCATGGCGCGCGCGTACGGACCGTAGGAGCAGCGGCACAGCGGGATCTGGTTGATGATGGCCGAGCCGTCGACCAGCCAGCCGATGGCGCCCATGTCGGCCCACGACAGGGTCGGGTAATTGAAGATGCTCGAATACTTGGCCTTGCCCGAGTGGAGGGCGGCGATCAGCTCGTCGCGCGACACGCCCAGCGTCTCGGCGGCGCTATACAAGTACAGGCCGTGGCCCGCTTCGTCCTGGATCTTGGCCAGCAGGATCGACTTGCGCTTCAGGGTCGGCGCGCGCGTGACCCAGTTCCCTTCGGGCAGCTGGCCGACGATTTCCGAGTGCGCGTGCTGCGAAATCTGGCGCACCAGGGTCTTGCGGTAGGCGTCGGGCATCCAGTCCTTCGCCTCGATCTTCACGCCGGCGTCGATGCGCGCCTGGAATGCGCGCTCCTCTTCGCCCATGTCGGCGATCGACTGGACTTTCTTGAGCCCGGTTTCAACCAGTTGTGCGTACATCTCACTCTCCGTTTGCTGAATCTGAAAATCCATAATACGATACAAAAAAACAGAAGTACACAAAAATTTTGTGTCATATTTTTTTTCTGTATCCTGTGGTCATTAACCCATGTCTGAAAATTAATCCTGCGCCGAACCGCCACTAAAGTAAACTGCGGCAAAGCCTGCCAAATGGACAATCTCCCGCTATGAAACAACTGACCAGCACCGAATGGATCGCCCACTTCCTGGCCAGCGATCCGCCGCGCTCGAAGTCGCTGGTGATGACGATTTTCGGCGACGCCGTCGCGCCCCACGGCGGCACGGTGTGGCTGGGCAGCCTGATCGAGCTGCTGGCGCCGTTCGGCGTCAACGACCGGCTGCTGCGCACCAGCGTGTCGCGGCTGGCGCAGGACGGCTGGCTGGTGGCCAACCGCGACCGCCGCCGCAGTTCGTACTCAATCCTGCCGCAGGCGCTTCCGCGCTTCGAGCGCGCCAACCGCCGCATCTACGCGCCGCTGGAAGTGCACTGGGACGGCCAATGGACGCTGCTGCTGTCGGCCGGCGGCGCGATCGAGGCGCCGCTGCGCGCGGCGCTGCGCAAGGAGCTGCTGTGGGAAGGCTACGCGCAGATGTCGCCCGGCGTGTTCGGCCATCCGGCCGGCGACGCCGAGGCGCTGCGCGACATGCTGGTGCGCCTGGGCGCCGAGGGCAAGCTGTTTGTGTGCAGCGCGCGGGCGCTGCCGCAGGTGCCGGGCCGGCCGCTGCCGGAACTGGTGGGCGAAGGCTGGGACCTGTCGGAAGTGATCGCCGGCTACCAGCAGTTCATCGACCAGTTCGAGCCGCTGCTGGCGTTGAAGGATTCGGGGCTGCCGCCGGAGCAGGCGTTCGTGATCCGCACCCTGCTGATCCACGCGTACCGGCGCGTGCAGCTGCACGACCCGATGCTGCCGGTGGAGCTGCTGCCCGATCCGTGGCCGGGCGCGCGCGCCTACGAGCTGGCGCGCACGCTGTACCGGGCGATCTGCGGCGCGGCGGAAGAACACGTGGTGGCGGCGATGCGGCGCGAGGATCCGGATGCGCCGCTGGCGGACGCCGCCTTCTTCCAGCGCTTCGGCGGACTCGACTGACGGTTCTGGGTCTGCCCCGCACTTCGGGTCAGACCCTGGTGGCGGGCTTGATTGGGCGCAAGCTAGTTTTCCTGCCGCGGGAACTGATGGGCCGGCGCGCGGTCAATATGATATGGAACGCGCAACCGGAGTCCCGCCATGCACGACGACCTCGTACAGAAAATCGTTGCGAACCCGAGTTACCAGAAGCTGGTGCGGATTCGAACCTGGTTCGGCTGGACGCTCACCGCGCTGATGCTGATCGTGTACTACGGCTTCATCCTGCTGATCGCGTTCGACAAGGAGCTGCTGGCCAAAAGAGTCGGCGACGGCGTGCTGACCTGGGGCATTCCCGTCGGCCTGTTCGTCATCGTGTTCACCGTCGTCCTGACCGGCATTTACGTGTGGCGCGCCAACAAGCAGTTCGATGACCTGACCGAAACCATCCGCAGGGAGGTGCTATGAAACCGCACGTCGCACGCCGCTTCGTCCGATCCGCCGCCGCCCTGCTGTCGATGGCCGCGGCAGGCCTCGCCGGCGCCGCCGACGTGATCGGCCAGACCGAGCAGCAGCCCAGGAACTGGACCGCCATCGCCATGTTCGGCGGCTTCGTCGTGTTCACCCTGTTCATCACCAAGTGGGCGGCCAAGCGAACCAAGTCGGCCGCCGACTTCTACACCGCGGGCGGCGGCATCACGGGCTTCCAGAACGGCCTGGCGATCGCCGGTGACTACATGTCGGCCGCGTCCTTTCTCGGCATATCGTCGGCCGTTTTCCTGAACGGTTACGACGGCCTGATTTATTCGATCGGCTTCCTGGTCGGCTGGCCCGTTATCACCTTCCTGATGGCCGAACGCCTGCGCAACCTCGGGCGCTTCACCTTCGCCGACGTCGCCGCCTACCGCTTCGCGCAGACGCCGGTGCGCGCCTTCGCGGCGTCCGGCACGCTGGTGGTCGTCGCGTTCTACCTGATCGCGCAGATGGTCGGCGCCGGCCAGCTGATCAAGCTGCTGTTCGGGCTGCAGTACTGGATCGCGGTGGTCATCGTCGGCAGCCTGATGATGGTGTACGTGCTGTTCGGCGGCATGACGGCCACTACCTGGGTGCAGATCATCAAGGCCGGCCTGCTGCTCTCCGGCGCCACCTTCATGGCGCTGGCGGTCATGGCGCAATTCCATTTCAGCCCGGAGGCGCTGTTCGCCAAGGCGGTCGAGGTTCACCCGAAGAAGCAGACGATCATGGGGCCGGGGAACTTCATCACCGATCCGATATCGGCCATCTCGTTCGGCATGGCGCTGATGTTCGGCACGGCCGGCCTGCCGCACATCCTGATGCGCTTCTTCACCGTGCCAAGCGCGAAGGAAGCGCGCAAGTCGGTGTTCTGGGCCACCACCTGGATCGCCTACTTCTACATCCTGACCT
This window of the Massilia sp. R2A-15 genome carries:
- the paaB gene encoding 1,2-phenylacetyl-CoA epoxidase subunit PaaB; translation: MSKEWPLWEVFIRSQHGLAHKHVGSLHAPDAEMAVNNARDVYTRRNEGVSIWVVRATDIVASSPSDKGALFEPANSKVYRHPTFFPMPEEVKNL
- the paaC gene encoding 1,2-phenylacetyl-CoA epoxidase subunit PaaC — its product is MNTAADKIAQDKIDYLLRQGDNALILSQQLSKLCGKGPALEEDMALTNVALDLLGQTRMWYAYAAELEGRGRSEDDLAFLRDAPELRCCLLVEQPNGNYADTMMRQFFFDTWHYFLMLALTKSTDARVAEIAEKSIKEVTYHLRRSGDLIVRLGDGTPESHAKTQAAANQLWAYTGEMFIYDAVDLAMVAEGVAPAAETLRAHFIEHVSEIFAEATLTMPPADAWMHRGGKKGVHSEHLGYILAEMQFLQRAYPGAEW
- the paaX gene encoding phenylacetic acid degradation operon negative regulatory protein PaaX gives rise to the protein MKQLTSTEWIAHFLASDPPRSKSLVMTIFGDAVAPHGGTVWLGSLIELLAPFGVNDRLLRTSVSRLAQDGWLVANRDRRRSSYSILPQALPRFERANRRIYAPLEVHWDGQWTLLLSAGGAIEAPLRAALRKELLWEGYAQMSPGVFGHPAGDAEALRDMLVRLGAEGKLFVCSARALPQVPGRPLPELVGEGWDLSEVIAGYQQFIDQFEPLLALKDSGLPPEQAFVIRTLLIHAYRRVQLHDPMLPVELLPDPWPGARAYELARTLYRAICGAAEEHVVAAMRREDPDAPLADAAFFQRFGGLD
- a CDS encoding DUF485 domain-containing protein, which encodes MHDDLVQKIVANPSYQKLVRIRTWFGWTLTALMLIVYYGFILLIAFDKELLAKRVGDGVLTWGIPVGLFVIVFTVVLTGIYVWRANKQFDDLTETIRREVL
- the paaA gene encoding 1,2-phenylacetyl-CoA epoxidase subunit PaaA, whose protein sequence is MYAQLVETGLKKVQSIADMGEEERAFQARIDAGVKIEAKDWMPDAYRKTLVRQISQHAHSEIVGQLPEGNWVTRAPTLKRKSILLAKIQDEAGHGLYLYSAAETLGVSRDELIAALHSGKAKYSSIFNYPTLSWADMGAIGWLVDGSAIINQIPLCRCSYGPYARAMIRVCKEESFHARQGYDIMMSLAKGTPEQKAMAQDALNRWWWPSLMMFGPSDAESVNSAQSAQWRIKLFSNDELRQRMVDQTVPQAEFLGLTIPDPDLKFNAETGHYEFGEIDWSEFHNVLKGNGPCNKGRLKTRVTAWEDGAWFREALVAHAEKKAASRAAA
- the paaD gene encoding 1,2-phenylacetyl-CoA epoxidase subunit PaaD is translated as MNPQAVSTAQVWDWLGQVNDPEIPVISVVDLGIVRNVEWQGDECVVTITPTYSGCPAMQVIAEAVTEALQQHGVTNVRLVNQLSPAWTTDWMSDAGKVALKGYGIAPPAQQVIDISGLHTGVKRGALQPKLTVTCPNCGSTHTELTSQFGSTPCKALYKCLDCREPFDYFKCH
- the paaE gene encoding 1,2-phenylacetyl-CoA epoxidase subunit PaaE gives rise to the protein MSKFYPLSVAAVHNETRDTIAVTFNVPPELKESFHYQQGQHLTLRALINDEDVRRSYSICSAVHDSLLRVAIKRTQGGLFSTWANDTLKPGATIEVMPPMGHFNVPLNAEQSRNYVAFAAGSGITPILSIIKTTLATEPHSRFTLFYGNRASSTVIFKEELTDLKDIYMDRLQLAYVMSREQQDIELFNGRITKEKTEQLLKHWIRVEDIDVAFICGPEDMMLGVSAALQEAGMPKHDIKVELFAASIPKHQHKPRSIAADVPHETQVTVIMDGNHTSFTMDKDKESILDAGLRAGIDMRYSCKGGVCSTCRCKLLEGKVDMDVNYALEDYEIARGFVLSCQSFPVTDKVVVDFDQAE
- a CDS encoding cation acetate symporter, which translates into the protein MKPHVARRFVRSAAALLSMAAAGLAGAADVIGQTEQQPRNWTAIAMFGGFVVFTLFITKWAAKRTKSAADFYTAGGGITGFQNGLAIAGDYMSAASFLGISSAVFLNGYDGLIYSIGFLVGWPVITFLMAERLRNLGRFTFADVAAYRFAQTPVRAFAASGTLVVVAFYLIAQMVGAGQLIKLLFGLQYWIAVVIVGSLMMVYVLFGGMTATTWVQIIKAGLLLSGATFMALAVMAQFHFSPEALFAKAVEVHPKKQTIMGPGNFITDPISAISFGMALMFGTAGLPHILMRFFTVPSAKEARKSVFWATTWIAYFYILTFIIGFGAIVLVGTNKSFMDATGKLLGGNNMAAIHLANAVGGNVFLGFMSAVAFATILAVVAGLTLSGASAVSHDLYATVFKKGKATSVNELRVSRLTTVALGIVAVVLGIVFEKQNIAYMVSLAFAIAASANFPVLFMSVLWKNCTTRGATIGGFLGLFTAVGLTIVSKSVWVDVFHNKAAIFPYQSPALFSMTAGFVGIWLFSILDNSERARIDRAGYEAQEARSETGIGAITTASH